The genomic region ATGCGTTCCAGTCCGGTGGTGATACTCACCTGGTCCTGAACTTCTTCCTCGAGCAAATGAGCGGCGAGGAGTCAGCGCAGCTCCGCGCCGTGCTGCGCAAGGCAGCGCGTCGGAGACCTTAGCCCGCCGAACGTGAAGAAGTGTTCGAGCTTCGCGGGAGATCTCGCAATTTTGTTCACGTTCGTGGGGTGGCGTCAGAGCCAGTCGCGGCGGCGGAACATCACGTACAACACCACCACCGCCAGCACGATGACCGCCGAGCTGGCGATGAAACCCGCGACGGTGTTGATTCCCGGATAGTCGACGTTCTGGCCGTAGAAACCCGTGACCGCGGTCGGCACCGCGATGATCGCCGCCCAGCCGGTGAGCTTCTTCATCACGGTGTTCAGCCTGGCGTCCTGAAGTGACAGGTTCGTCTCGAACACGGTGGTGATCATGTCGCGCAGCGACTCCGTCCACTCCGATGCGCGCAGCACGTGGTCGTAGAGGTCGGCGTAGAGCGGATCGAGCTCGGGGGAGGTCTTGGCGTCCATCCGGCGGTGCTGGATGGCGCTGACCACCTCGCGCATCGGCAACACCACCCGGCGCAGGTCCACCAGGTCCTTGCGAAGCCGAAAGGTGCGACGCTGCAGTCCATGCTTGGGTCCGCCGTCGGCGAACAACTCGTCCTCGAGGGACTCGATACCGTCGTCTAGCTTCTGCACGGCCTGGAAGTGGCCGTCCACCACGACATCGAGCAGCCCGTGCACCAACGCGCCGACGCCGTGCTGCTGACCGCCGAGTTCGTCGAAGCGTTCCGACACCTCGTCCATGTCGAACTCCGGCGGGAGACGCACCGTGATGAGCCCACGGGGTAACACGAATCCCGAGATGCGGTGCTTGATCAACGTCGAGGTGGTGTCGTCCTGCGCCTGCACGGTCTGAATCGCGTACACGGTGAAGAAGGTGTGGGTGCGATACACCGTGGCCTTGGTGCGCTCCTTGGGCGCCGTCGCGTCCTCGACGGCCCAGATGTTCAACCCGAGTTCCTCGGCGAGTGCGGCGAGAGCGGCGTGGTCGGGGGCGTAAACGTCGGCCCACACCAGTGTTTCCTCGTCGGCCAGATACGTCGAGATCTCCTCGAAGGAGAATCCGTCCTGCGGTTCACCGGATTTCCACACTCGCCCGCGTACCTCGGTCATGGAGCCATCATGTACCGAAAAACCGTCCTCCGCCGCCGATCTCGATTGCGCACCAAAACCGCATCGACATGTGCCGATGGGGTCCATCAGGGCCCTGACCACCGCAGGATGGCTCCATGAACGTCGTGGTCGAACGGGGCGTGGCCCGTTGTCCCCGCTGTGTGGGCATCGCGGAGTACTCCTTCACCGAGTGCGGAACCGAATCCGTCCGGTACGAGATCCGGTGCGCCCGGTGCAGTGAGGTCTACATCGAGGTGACCTGCACCGGCCCAACGGTATTCAGTACCGACGTCGAGCCGTACGTGTACACGCCGCCGACGAACGACGGTGAGGCGTTGCGTCGAGCGATCGACGAGCTTCGCCAGCTCTGGAGCACAGTGGTGGCCACCGCGATGCGCGGCCTTCATCGGAGTGTGGAGCAGGTTCGCGCGTCGCGATTGGTGCGGCACTCAACTGAGGACGTCGACGCACCGGTGCCCTTCCGGTAGGGAGGACACCGGCGACGGGCGGGCTATGACAGCTGAACGCGCAGTTCGCGCAGCGTGCGCTCGAGGATGCGGGACACGTGCATCTGTGACACGCCGATGCGTTCGGCGATCTGGCTCTGTGTCATCGAGGCGAAGAACCGTAGATACAGGATCTCACGCTCACGCTCGGGCAGGGCGGCCAGCAGCGGTCGCACGGATTCCCGGTCGGTGACGTCGCCGAAGGCGGCATCGATCGTTCCGATGGTGTCTGCGATGTGTCGGGCGCTGCCGTCTCCACTGACGACGGGCGCATCGATCGACTGTGTGCGGTACGCCGCGGAGGCAACGAGGCTCTCCACGACGTCGTCGCGGTCGACGTCGAGATACTCAGCCAGCTCGCTCGGTGTGGGTGCCCGGCCGAGGACCTGAATCAGGCTGGTGGTGGCGCGGGACACTGCGATATGCCGGTCCTTGAGCCGACGTGGCACGTGCATCGACCAGCCGTGGTCGCGGAAGTGTCTGCGGACCTCGCCCATCATCGTCGGAATCGCGAACGCGACGAAGCTTGAACCCTTGTCGGGATCGAACCGGTTGACGGCATTCACCAGCCCGACGCGCGCCACCTGGACCAGATCCTCGAGATCCTCACCGCGGCGGTCGAAGTGCCGGGCGACTCGGTCGGCCAGGCCCAGGCAACGCGCGACGATGGCCTCGCGGGCGCGAGCGTGCGCCAGAGTGCCGACAGACGTTTCGCGCAGTACGACGAAAAGGTCGGCGACGTCGGCGAACTCGTCGATGCCCTCCGTGCGTACGTCCTGCGCTCGGGTTGCTTGCGGCGGCGACGAAGTCTCTGTCGCGGGCCGTACTTCGAGTTGCGTGGTCATGGGCGCACCCGATCGTGTCCGGATGTGCTGTCGAAACTAACTACGGTAAAAGAAGAATTCATGGTGTGGGCCCGCCTATCAGGCGTCCAGCGATGCTGCCGCGACTTGGTCGCGCCGCATCCATTCCGTCTGAAGACGGAACCGGCGATCTGCCGTAGTCGCACTGCGAGGGATGGGCGCCACCTCCCGCAGGAGTCTCAACGAGCTAGGCGTTACCCAATCGACGGAGCGACG from Mycolicibacterium sp. YH-1 harbors:
- a CDS encoding magnesium transporter CorA family protein, giving the protein MTEVRGRVWKSGEPQDGFSFEEISTYLADEETLVWADVYAPDHAALAALAEELGLNIWAVEDATAPKERTKATVYRTHTFFTVYAIQTVQAQDDTTSTLIKHRISGFVLPRGLITVRLPPEFDMDEVSERFDELGGQQHGVGALVHGLLDVVVDGHFQAVQKLDDGIESLEDELFADGGPKHGLQRRTFRLRKDLVDLRRVVLPMREVVSAIQHRRMDAKTSPELDPLYADLYDHVLRASEWTESLRDMITTVFETNLSLQDARLNTVMKKLTGWAAIIAVPTAVTGFYGQNVDYPGINTVAGFIASSAVIVLAVVVLYVMFRRRDWL
- a CDS encoding SigB/SigF/SigG family RNA polymerase sigma factor: MTTQLEVRPATETSSPPQATRAQDVRTEGIDEFADVADLFVVLRETSVGTLAHARAREAIVARCLGLADRVARHFDRRGEDLEDLVQVARVGLVNAVNRFDPDKGSSFVAFAIPTMMGEVRRHFRDHGWSMHVPRRLKDRHIAVSRATTSLIQVLGRAPTPSELAEYLDVDRDDVVESLVASAAYRTQSIDAPVVSGDGSARHIADTIGTIDAAFGDVTDRESVRPLLAALPEREREILYLRFFASMTQSQIAERIGVSQMHVSRILERTLRELRVQLS